Within the Thunnus thynnus chromosome 23, fThuThy2.1, whole genome shotgun sequence genome, the region ACCTCTTTTGTGTTGACAGATCATTTAGTGGTGAGGGTGTAGCACTGTATCTCTTTCAAACTCAATTTTGAACAATTTTCAGTTGTTATTGGAAATGTTTTTGCTCCAAAAGCAACAGCCAATATATTAAACATGAAAAGctgctgtttaaatcacagtgAGTTGGTAAAGGTGTACCACAAGGCTCTTAACTTAGCCCCACTCTCTTTGTTATTTACCTCAATAATCTTTCTAGTATATTTCCAATGCGTTAatcctttttaattttttaagagATGATAGTTTTATATAATGCTACAAGTCTACTCTACTCAAGTCTAATTTTACTACTCTTCGGAAATAAAACTGCTCAGTACAAAATTGTATATTAACCTCTCTAAAAATAGGTTTATTTTCTAGAAAAATCTTCTAATGTCGACAAGTCAATTGCAACTTCGATGGATATTCATATAGTACATACTCACTACATGCACCAGGGAATTTAGAATCACAAAACTCTCAAGTATCACCTAAATTAAAAAGCTATTAATAGCTTTTCTCGGTAAAGTCATATccagaaatgttgttttgtcttttgtgtctgtgtacacACTCATCATCACTGGCCTGCAGTCCACAGCAATGATGTCATTCTGCCTGCAAGGCTAGATCAGCATTCACCAGGCTGAACTCTGTGTCTCATTATCTCTCCATCActatctctctgcctctcttctgGCATCATTCTTTCCATGTTTCTTTTACTTAAATCTTTAACAGCTCTCTCCGTCATCCTCTCAtgctctcactcactctcactgtTTCAGCTCTCTGTTTAGTTGGCTGACCTTATTCTACCTTCTCCTTTTTATGTTCTTCTTCCCTGCTGGCTTTTGGGGGTTACTGACTATTAGTGTCTTTCAGGCAGACTTCTTGGCTTTGCTTTCACAGTCTGAAATATAAGCAGTGTGTCTTATGTTGCGTTCACACAATACGTCTAACAGTCTTCCTGACTTATCAGTACCATTAATAACTGAAAATTATGCATGGTGTACACTCTGTTATTCAGTAACCCCATGCTCTCCCCATGTTTTTGGGAttctttgatttgtcttttcCTGTTATTTGAACCCAGTCTGCCCAGAAGCATTATACTTTCAATTTAAAAGGATTACTTGAAGCTGGAGGTGTCAGCAGGTGGTCAGAGTATTGAGTGCTGGGTTTTAAATAACCTGAACTGGTCTGTGGAGTCAGTGTGGTCTCTTCAGTACATGCCTAAGACATAAGGATGTAcaatattagaaaaaaatgttttgttaattttgtgcTACTATTGTCATTTTGAAGCTTGCTGACActttttgattaatttgtttttccagaaaacacaaaatgagatagaaaataaaaagttacTGCTCAGAAATCCATTTTATTGTGTTCTGCGTGCACTGGTTAATACTggatttttaaaacatattacatCACCCTGATGATGAAAGAAAAGTGTGGGGTTTTCCTTCCGTTCCTCTCCTCAAAAGAAAGATGACAGAAGCAGGGAAGTGCTTTGAAAGCAGCCGGTGCCTCCCCCTTTTACCAGATCAACAACTTCTGCGTCCAAAGAGGGAGACACTGGAGCATAGTTGACACCGCATTGTTTGACAGAGTGCCGTTTATGATTCACCGCAACGTTTGTTTTCCATACTCAGGAAGAGGCTGGTCAGGATGGGATATTTTGATCCTGGGTCAGACAGGGATAGAGGCCTGAATGGACCAGTAGGAAAACAAGACATGTCTAGACCGCAACCGTAAATGCtatatactgcatatttttacacttaAGCATTTCTATGTGCTTTATAAAGTTAAAAATCAGGTTAACATTGAGCTTAGTACTTGGATAAActctaaaacattttattgaggCTTAATTGGTAGTCTGAAAGTAGCTCTTTTAGACCTTTTTCTCTACACTGCATTTTCAACTGTCAGTTAGTGTTTCAAGACAGTATGTCATGTATGAAGGAAGTTTGGCAGTGAAACAGTGTTGTTTACTCAGGAGACGGTGTTGCTGTTACAGTTCAGGGCCTTCAGGGTTgaggatgtgtgtatgtgtatgttctTCTGGATTGATTGGGCTTTGTGTATCagattatatgtgtgtgtaaaaggatATTGACCCGGTGCTGTCCACAGATTATGACTTATCTATACTAATCCAAGGTGGGGGGATGGACGTAGGCGTAATGCTGAGGATGGGGAAACAAGTAGATGCATAACGTTGGTGAAAACACTTTTGGTAGTTCAGTTAATTGTGCTTGAACCAGTTGAATCTTTGTTGGGTAACAATGCGTGTGTTTACAGGCACAttaatatacagaatatacCAAATATCCTGTCctatttactgtatgtggatTGCTCAGTAACTACTTTCAGGCTAGACTTTTTATATTCAGGATATAGGTTAaggtcattgttggtttggttacAGTGTTTGTTACAGTACACTCTTTAACCCagttgctttctttctttcatgccAGCTAAGGTGAAACCTATTTCCCTTCCCTTTGGCGAATGCAATGTATCATATCACCATTAttcaagaacaaacaaaaagacactgCGGCTCATAGTTAATTGGTATGTGTCCTGCCTATCCAGTTTTGTGACCGTCCACTTATCTGACTCTTTCTGTTTGGCCAGCTGAATGGCTGCCTGTCACCTATACTCCCAATCCTCTTTCCACCAGTTGGGAGTTTACAAGCTCTACTAGGAACTCCCTCATGTTTTAACAGACCTGCCAAACTCCTTCATAGTGGGATGGAGTTGTTGTCGACAGGGACTCAAAGTTATTTACTGGGTGGAAGGAATGAGTGCTCAGAGTCTTTGGCCTCTCTGTTTGAAACAAGAGGCCAATGGGTTATGCCATTGTGTCATGATGACATGGAAGATTGCAAGAAACCAATTAATTAACTATTGATAAATTAATAGTTTTGGGATTGGCAAATAAGAGGACATGGGTAGAGTCGTGAAGTTGACATCAAATCCAGAGATTATTCTGTAAGATAAAGAGTATCTTTATGTCTTTTGTAGTTGTTGCTGCCATGTTTACTGTTAGAACTGGATGCGCTTATTTGTGACTCTTGACTGCACTTAAATTTGCTCACaagtgatttgtgtgtgtgtttgtgtatgtgtaactTGTGTTCAAGTCATTATCATGTGAGTGTAACAGAATGTGAGAAGTCAGACGGTGCAATATGAGCTACTCCGTTTACctacctcctccttctctcacaTGATCTCACTATGGTCACATGAATATGTACAGATCACTAAGAACCCGACCACTGCAGATCTGCCTGCTTGtaattttggtgttttgtgtaGTAGAGTAAACTCATATCAGTATCCTGTAAACGTTTCCTCATACAGTTAtcagttatgtgtgtgtaaaaggtcTCACTGACTCACAGCTGGACCAGTTTTTCtcttgcatctcagtcactaCGGTCAGTGTCTATTAGCCTGCTGCATAATCACTGTTGATTCAACCCCATTAATAGCTTTTTCCCCCCACCCTGCCTCACTGCTGTCTTCCATAACATAACACTCACAGTCCATACCATCCCCCTACTCGGCATCGCTGCCCTTCTATCATGTGgtcatacacacattcactcacacaccgGTGGTTTCACTACTGGTTAGATGCATAGATGTCCTTACATGAAGGGCAGAAGTGGGTGAACTGTAGAATATGAACAGAAGGcatgcatttatttatgaatgtaCCATAACAGGGGAGAAGTGTTTCTTTAAGTGCTGGAGTCTCCCTATGGCACGTGGGCTAGTTGTTGTTTGCGCTCATGCTGTTTGTGGTTATTCGCTCTGCCTCGGACTTTGCATCAGAGAGCCTCAGAATGGCTTCTTGACTTCCAACAGTCAGAACAGAGAGGTTCCTCTTCTGTCTGACAATGACACATTTCCTTGCCGAAGCCAGGGATTCAGTCTGTTCTTCGCAGACTCAACCAGAGCTTAAAATAACCTCCAGTTTGATTTAACCCTTTGGGGGTCAGTGCTACTGCTAATGGGATACACACTCAGTCAGGATTGACAAGCCAGCTGCTACTATGTGGCATGGAAAACTGATTTTTAAGCCATCTCTTGTACCTTTTTGTCTCCGAAGTGTTCTTGCCTGTCTTCTATTCTTGTTTTGTGatcattttcctctttctgtgaCACGTGATTATTTGTTCTCTAAGTCTCTCTCTGCTTCAGTCTGATTTCCTGTACCTATTTCCTCTGCttatatgaaagaaaaataatttttccaTGATGAATTTGTGTTAGAATGGGGATCAGAAATAATCAGAGTGAGTGTCATTACAGTATATCCAATTTGCCATATGatacaatgaataaaaatacactAATGTACTGTAGGGCTTGTTATTTCTGTAATTATGTCAATAAGTGGAGTTGTAGAGGCAAACACTGGGTGCTTATTTTCTCTTCGCCAACCGTAATAAACCTCTCCTGTGGCTGACGATTTTAGGAAACACTGCTTTTTCTAAATCTCAGCTGCTGTATAGGTTTGAAGTTAAATTAGAAGGACGCTTAAGTAACaacaagttataaaaaaaaaaaaaatgactggtTGGCCAAATTGTTTCTAAGAATATGTGTCATGAGCAAGTCTGGTGTTATCACTTACTGGCACTGCAGTCGACAGAAAAGCATTTGTACATTTAAATAACAACCAAAACTACATCATCTGCAGTCTGAGATGATTAGATTCAGGCTACAAATGAAATGGTCAGACATACATAGTACCGTAATAATGAAAGTTAAGTTCTTCAACTGCAAAGAAGTCTTACACAACTACGTAAGATTACATGAGAAAAGTATTGAGTATCTCAATTAAGTAACTTGTATATGTTGACATACTTCGTCAGAAAgcctctctgtcactgtctggGTTATGTCGGTATTTGCAGACATAATTTAAAACTGATGTTTTGATTGATTTCAGATAGTAGATTCTATCAAAAGCTTAATACTTTCTAACTaacatgtatgttttaatttaatgctGCACTTACAGGCAAGGCAGAGATTACACTGGGTTTTGTTAGCAGTAGACAGGAtatctgcaggtcttgaaaaGACTTAGTCTTGGTTTCCTAAAAGACCTGAGAAgttgttaaaaatgtacaagAGTCTTCAAAAAAGTAGGAACGATTTTTATATACTGCGGGGAAgtactggaaaaaaatgtgatataataaAAAGAATTCTTGGCCGTATCATCCTCGCTGGTTTTCCATCATACTTTAATACTTTGTACGATATGATTGAGAAAGAAGTTTTAGATTGCTTTATATGTAGCATTAAAGAGGTCTTAAAGAGTCTTTCTAGCTCAGTGAATCCTGCAGACACCCTGGTATGGGTGGTAATATAAACTTGTAGAAGCGCAGAGCTTCTTGAAGAAGACAGACCCATCTCTCTGTAGGGACTTGTGCTTTATTTCCAAGAGGGCTATTAGAGAGTGACAGGTGGAAGGAGGCCTGCATTGCTTCGGAGGGATTGTCAGcgtgtgtatgagtgtgcatgacttttctgtttcttaaaCTCGACAAATTGGCATGTAGCTATCGATTTTTTACCGAAACTGTTTCTCCAGGAGTAGGGGTCAGAACTGAATGCAAGTGTAATTTTCCTgcattgatttgttttcattatctgtcAGAAGCTATAATTCCTTGTTAGTCTTCATAACTCTGTACAATATCAAAGAATGATGTAGGatcagagagaaggaagaggtCAGATTCTTCTTGTGCCATCTTTCTCACAACAATAGGGATAGGGAAGGACAGGTAGGCCTAATAGTATGTGACCCCAAAGCATATTCAGTAATTGTTAGTCATTTTATTTCCACAGGTTGTgtgttatttatgtgtgtgtgtgtgtgtgtgtgtgtgtgtggtcatgtgGAGCTGTTGTCCTTAACCGCCTTCCAGCATCGAGAGCAAACATGAAGTCACCATCCTCAGCGGACTCAATGAATTTGTAGTGAAGTTTTTCGGACCACAAGGAAGTaagtgtttctctttttctggtttaccaaaaagattattttttgacTTGCTGAATGAATCCTTGTTGGGCTAATTAGTGTGTCCCAGAAAGTGGCCCTAGGGTCTAGTGTGTGTTCGCCCAGGTTCTAAAAACGTGAAAcgaattataaaaaaaaatgtgtgtttgccaGTAGTCCACTTGGGACCTTAAATGCTCTACAATTTACAGTCCTTCCTTAACCAAACACTTAGCATTTTTAGGActggctgtaaaaaaaaacagataaactgttaaaatgaatAATCTGACCGCATCTGATGTGCATGAAGTGACAATAAATGTTGTCCTGAGGGCAGCCAGCAAAGGAATCAGTCATTCTCCTGTTTGGAACATGAAGAGAGGTTTGTCACAGTAGGCCAGGAATGTAAAACGGATTGAAACCAGGCTCGAGGCCACGAAGTGTGAAACGGAGACTAGCCAGGCATTTGGATGAGGAGAGCAAGCCTCATCAGCAGGAAGCACTTCTTTCTTAGACTTTTTTCGCAACATCTGTCGCTCTAAAAACCGCTGCCACTTATGCATCACCAAAGAGAGGAAGTGGGTGTTTTGACCCTGTTTGTGATGCCTTGAAACTATGCTAGATGAAATGGTATGggtatgtgtgtacatgctcACTGCTATTCATCCTCGACAAGCGTGGGGGGGGTTTTTTGTCATTAATGTGCTGTTCAGTTTTGGCACATGAGGGTCCTGTTACACACTGCTATTCTgggacagaaacacacacacacaatctcattctcttcctctttgatGTTAGCGTATTAtatgaagtgattttttttttttttttttttgaggaaaataaTTCTCCTGGGGTGAAATACATTACtgcataaaataaaagaaaaatggcaGAGGGAAGTGGCATGTGTAGCTcatttctctgctgtgtttctgagCAGATGAGAAAAGAGTGCAGAAAATTGATACAACCCCACAGCGTCTAAATCCATCGGCGTGCATGAAGGATGGAACGAAAgtctctcttctgtcttccaACAGCGTcctttcatcatttttctgtctcctccttACTTACAGCGCCGTACGAGGGAGGCGTGTGGAAGGTGCGAGTAGATCTTCCTGACAAATACCCTTTCAAATCGCCATCAATAGGTAGGAGCTCTGACTTCACATGCGGGATAACGAATTGTGAGAAATACGTTTCTTAAAGTCACTCCTCAACTGCTCTGCCTTTCTTTTTCAGGATTCATGAACAAGATTTTTCATCCCAACATTGATGAAGCGTAAGTTCACCACTCTCATGTGCTTGAAGTGTCAATGTTTTTCGATGGGTTTCTGTTACTTGAGACCATAATGGCGGTGTAGATTATTGGATTATTGATCCTTAACACTCATGTGAAGGCCTTGTGTATTAAAGCTCATCAAATGATGTTTGCTTGCTGTTATGTCATGTTGTAAACAGCTGGCTTGTCATATTGTAAACTAAAAACATTTGTggaatttattcatattttttagtgttttctatattgatttttttaaatttttcagagcaatgaaatagtaaaaaaagattaacttatgttgtgaatgttttatgtaataactttttatttttagccacCAATTTCAGCATAATCGGCTAAAATGCTTAGCAGCAAATCAAGCAAATTACAAACCTGGCCAagctctttgtttctctgtgccCATTAATCCACTGCTTAGAGGCAAGATCCTCTGAAGGACGTAGCCTATGAAGGTGGGTCCTTGGGATGACTGGAAGGACAGGCTAAACCTGTGCCTGCTCCCCAGATGAGACAGTCTAGCCTAACAAAGGCTGAAACTAATGGTGCATCTGGGCGGTCCTAAAGTCAGGAAGTTTTACGTTTAGCATTAGGAAACTGCTGACAAAGTTTACTTACTAGTGGTTAACTGGGGCAAATTTCATGATAACCATGTTTCCAGTACAAGTTGTTACATTTTAGTTCAACACACAGTAGACAACAGGCAAATAATGTATAAGGTAAACTAAATATATTGATACaactttcattttctgtggtgAAAACATATTTAGTCAGCTAACAAGAACAAACAGTGGTGTTTATATCAGGCTTTCATTATTCAAATCTTGTAGGCACTTTTTCAAAGGTGAAGCTAAAGCAATATATTTATGAGTGGCTagcattttaaatgtaactaCCTGGTAAATCTGACCTGGTCATGTGATATTTTACAACTTTACGAGTTGACAAGACCCTCAATTAACTGCCAACTAAGCATATGGGTTACTGAGGGCTGAAACAGATATATCAGTGGTGTCCAATTTTGGGGGCCGCATTTCTCCTCTACATTTGAAAAAGGGACAAGCCTCGTTGTCAAGTTATGGTGTATTAAATGCAGAAATGCTGACTTAAGAGGATCTAGCCTCTCCATAGGGActgcccccctctctctcttaccGCCCTTTGGCCTTGCCACTTTAACTCTGTTTTCTTCTCGGTTTCCCAGGTCAGGAACAGTGTGCTTAGATGTCATCAACCAGACATGGACAGCCCTTTATGGTGAGTGGCTCTGCTGCGTCGTATGTGTCCATATTAAGTTTCCTCACTGGGGtctgtgtgattatgtgtgaAGAACTTGACACAGTGCCATCAGCACCAAAAAGGTAGCTGCCAGCCCCCTCGCTAGCAACTGTGGGAGCATTAGGCAGTGGTGCAGAATTGTCCCTAATCTACTTACTGGGGGGAGAAGTGAACACTAATGAGGTAATACCCTCACCCAGCAAGGTCAGAACACATTCAACTTTGACAGGAATGATTtacagtctgtcagctgtgaGGGACAGGGACATGCTGACATACTCTCAATGGCAGTGATTGTACTTACTGTTTCttaccgtctctctctctctgctgctctccatGTCCCTGCGCCCCTCTCCATGTATATTTCCCCATTAATTTCTCATTACAGCCCCTCCAGCTAAGATAGCTGTTGAGCAATATAAATGGTTTTACAGTAATATCCTTAGCAGATGTTTCAGCATCACTCCCTATTTATTTTCACTGGTGTTCTGGATATGAATGTTAAAGCCCTAACTGGCTTTTAAGTAATTTCATTCAAAATGAACTCTGATGGAGTGATCTGAGTGGTATAAAAAAGGAACAGATTTTAGGTCATTGACGATAATCAAATGAGGTAACTTGCTCAGTTCTCCTTTTTAAATCAAGTCAGACCCTTTGGAGATTCACATTTGTGTAGCACCTTTGTTTGTACTTGCTGCAGATGTTGTAATGTGGAGTATttgggaaaaagaaaatcaagatTGGACATATACATGGAAAGAATAGGCTAATCAATCCAGCATTGTCTGTAATGAGCCTCTGCAAAAggaaagcaaacaaaagcagCTGATTAAATCATCAAAACATGATAATTCTGTACAATAGACTGTAGGAAGTGTTTGTTTTCCCAATTTGGATGGGCCCAGTGCTGACACCTAGTAGATAAGAGCTGAACTGCAGGTTTTCTGACTAGGCCTCAGCACTGAGAGAAAGATGAGGCCTGTTAGCAGAGAGCTAGTGAAAGGGATTAGTCTGCTTCAAGCCTCTGTGAAGCTGTCGAGCTGAGGATTTTACATTTATGACCAATGCAGctttgattatttttgtatggTCATCAGTGACTGACATCCGTGTACATTGATTGTGACCTTCAGTGGTGCATTGTAACAGTTTTCATGTGGAAGATTAACAGAGGCAGGTGTTTATATCAGACATAGAGaaccaaaagtttggacacactctctcattcaagtgaatggcaaagtgtgtccaaacttttgactggtactgtatgatTGTCAAAACATTAGGTGAGCGTTAGTTTCTCCATCAAGTCTCCTCAGATTAATGGTTACATTTCAGAGAAGCCTGGATTATATTATCTAATTACATGTTTCTTTCAGTTGGTAAAGTTTGACTTGGTCGTCTCCCTCCCCAGATCTGACCAACATCTTTGAGTCGTTCCTGCCGCAGCTGCTGGCTTACCCAAACCCCATCGACCCTTTGAATGGAGACGCAGCTGCCATGTACCTTCACCGGCCAGAGGAGTACAAGCAGAAAATCAAAGgttcagtttaatttttttttaaaaatctgtgggGTGTAGACCCCAGGTATCTTAGATTCTTAATTACACACCtggaaaaagttgtttttccaaattcattatctaacaaaaaaaaatgtcctctgAGAGTTTTGGCTATGTTTGACCACAC harbors:
- the ube2h gene encoding ubiquitin-conjugating enzyme E2 H, with the protein product MSSPSPGKRRMDTDVVKLIESKHEVTILSGLNEFVVKFFGPQGTPYEGGVWKVRVDLPDKYPFKSPSIGFMNKIFHPNIDEASGTVCLDVINQTWTALYDLTNIFESFLPQLLAYPNPIDPLNGDAAAMYLHRPEEYKQKIKEYIQKYATEEALKEQEEGAGDSSSESSMSDFSEDEAQDMEL